The window GGTGTCGGCGAGGAAGAGGTCCCACGACACGGCATCGGCTCCGAGGCGGGCGCGCAGCCACTCCACGACCGAGGTCCCACCGGCGTCGCCGTCGACCCCGACGATCGGCAGCGTGTGGCGCTGGCGATCGATCTCCTTGCCGTCGTTCACCCCGCGGTCGAGGTGGATGGCGAGGTTCGGGATGCGAGCGACGGCGTCGGTGCTGACGAGCCGGACGCTGCCGTCGGCGTCGACGACCCGGCCGGCGATGCGGAGGTCGCGGTCGAACCAGGTGGACAGGAGCGCGCCGCCGTAGACCTCGACGTTGAGCTGCTCCCAGCCCCCGGTGCGGACGCCGGGGTTCGGCTTCACGCGGAAGCCGGGGGAGTCGGTGTGGGCGCCGAGGATCCGGAACGGGGTCGTCGCCGACGCACCCTCCGGCAGTCGCCACGCGATCACCGCACCGTCGCGGACCACCACGTACGCGCCGGGTTCGGTCGGCCAGGCGTCGAGCTCGGACAGCTCGGTGAACCCGGCTGCGACGAGGCGGTCACGGGACGCCGCTGCCGCGTGGAACGCGGTGGGCGACTCGGTGACGAACTGGGCGAACTCGGAGGCGATGGCGTCGACGGTCACCCGCCCATCGTGGCATGCGGTGGCGGCGACCGGACGCAGAACGGGGCACGTCCGTCGGACGCGCCCCGTTCCTCCCGGCCGGTGGACCCGACCGGACGGACCTGCTCAGCCCTTGGTGTGACCGGCGGAGCCGAGCACCTTCGCGGCCTCGCCCACGCGAGCCGCCATGGCGGACTCGGCGACCTTGCCCCAGGCGCGGGGGTCGTACTGCTTCTTGTTGCCGACCTCGCCGTCGATCTTCAGGACGCCCTCGTAGTTCCGGAACATCGAGTCGGCGATCGACCGCGTGAACGCGTACTGCGTGTCCGTGTCGATGTTCATCTTGATGACGCCGTTGCGGACGGCCTCGTGGATCTCGTCGTCGGTCGAGCCGGAGCCGCCGTGGAAGACGAGGTCGAGGGGGTTCTCGCCGGTGCCGTGCTTGGCCGCGACCGAGGCCTGGATCTCGCCGAGGAGCTCGGGCCGGAGCTTGACGCCCCCCGGCTTGTAGACGCCGTGCACGTTGCCGAAGGTGAGCGCGGCGATCCAACGTCCCTTGTCGCCGAGGCCGAGCGCGTCGACGACCTTCTCGACGTCGTTCGGAGTCGTGTAGAGCGCGTCGTTCGTGCCCTCGTGCTCGACGCCGTCCTCTTCGCCGCCGACGACGCCGATCTCGACCTCGAGGATCGCGTTGATGTTCCGCGTCTTCTCGATCATGGTCTTCGCGATCTCGATGTTCTCGTCGAGCGGCACGGCCGAGCCGTCCCACATGTGCGACTGGAAGATCGGGTTGCGCCCGGCGCGGACCTCTTCCTCGCTCGCCGCGATGAGCGGCAGGACGAAGCCGTCGAGGGCGTCCTTCGGGCAGTGGTCGGTGTGCAGCGCGACCGTGATGTCGTAGTTCTTCGCGACCTCGTGGGCGAACTTCGCCATCGCGAGGGCACCGGCGGCGCGGTTCTTGATGGTGTGGCCGGCGAAGTAGTCGGCACCGCCCGTCGTCACCTGGAGGATGCCGTCCGAGCCGGACTCCTGCAGGCCCTGGAGGACCGCGTTGATGGTCTGCGACGAGGACACGTTGACCGCGGGGTACGCGAACTTGCCCGCCTTCGCGCGTTCGATCATCTCGGCGTACTGTTCCGGCGTTGCGATGGGCACGTGGATCTCCTTCGACTTCGGTGATGTCCCCGCCGATCGTAGTCAGCCGGACTGGAGTGTGACTCGACGGGGGTCGGTAAGCTCAGGTCGTGACTCCCACTACGGAAACCGGCTCCCTGTTCCTCCAGCCCGACCGCAACCTGGCCCTCGAGCTCGTGCGTGCGACGGAGGCCGCCGCGATCCGTGCGCAGCCGTGGGTCGGGCGCGGTGAGAAGAACCTCGCCGACGGCGCCGCGGTCGACGCGATGCGCAAGTTCCTCGGCACGGTGAACTTCGACGGCGTCGTCGTCATCGGTGAGGGCGAGAAGGACAACGCCCCGATGCTCTACAACGGCGAGCACGTCGGCAACGGACACGGTCCGGCCTGCGACATCGCGGTCGACCCGATCGACGGCACCTC of the Curtobacterium sp. TC1 genome contains:
- the fbaA gene encoding class II fructose-bisphosphate aldolase, which codes for MPIATPEQYAEMIERAKAGKFAYPAVNVSSSQTINAVLQGLQESGSDGILQVTTGGADYFAGHTIKNRAAGALAMAKFAHEVAKNYDITVALHTDHCPKDALDGFVLPLIAASEEEVRAGRNPIFQSHMWDGSAVPLDENIEIAKTMIEKTRNINAILEVEIGVVGGEEDGVEHEGTNDALYTTPNDVEKVVDALGLGDKGRWIAALTFGNVHGVYKPGGVKLRPELLGEIQASVAAKHGTGENPLDLVFHGGSGSTDDEIHEAVRNGVIKMNIDTDTQYAFTRSIADSMFRNYEGVLKIDGEVGNKKQYDPRAWGKVAESAMAARVGEAAKVLGSAGHTKG